The Chionomys nivalis chromosome 4, mChiNiv1.1, whole genome shotgun sequence genome contains the following window.
CCTAACACCCCAAGAAATCAGCTAGAATAATAGTCTAGCTGTCAGGAGTTGCCaccacttctctgtctctgtctctggtgcTTGGTCCAATGTCCAGGAACAGAGGCCGGAGGCTGAGAGCAGGCTGGACAGGAAGAGAACACGACATGACATGCCTGTGAATGGAGACTTGCAGCAAAATCACCAGGTGCTATCAGCATTGCAGGGAGAATGTGGATCTAGACCTGGGGTGAATGACAGTATCTGTTGCTGGGGTTGTGAAGCTGGTTTATAAGTACCCTTGTAAGGCTCGCCCCTAAGTACACTAAAGTAGCCTTGGGTACATCCCTTTCCTAGCTCTGTGGGAACTGTTAGATCTGCTTTGGACTATACCACCCGACCCTTTTTATCTGTTGTCGTCTTTGGGCTTATCCTTTAATTCACCATCATATAATCAATACTCAGGATATGGCCCACTCCCAGAGGAGACCTGAGCTCCCACTACCCAAACTTTTCTCGGCTTTCTGTCTACCTGCCTATCTGGGTCACAGGGCAGTGGTGGATCTAAGGAAAGGGCCGGCTGCAAGTAGCTCATGACTTGGGTAGGATCAAACCCTAAGCAAAGTGATGTCAGAGCAGATACTATACTTGCCATGCTGGAAGACTACATGTATGCTGAAGAAGAAATCTCCAGAAGGCCCAGTATCTGCTGCCCTCCCACTCGAACATTTTAGGAGCTTAGAGTAATGAAATAGTGGGTCTGGGCACATGGACGGCCAGAGGCATCCAGCACAGAGCAGAGGGGCAagtggtggttaagagcagtagAGGGGCAGCCGGGGAGTGGGCTGTGTGCACCTTGTGAGGGTCAGGCAAGAAGGCAAGGTCAGGCCTTGGGTTACAAAGGAACTTTGCATTTCTAGCACCTCTACCCTTCCCAGTGTGTTGTGGGGGTTCTATCCAGGCATCTACTTAGCCTCACTGACATCCCTGAGCTGGAAAGAATTCCATCTGCGGTGATTCAAGATCAAAGTCTTGTTCACACTGGGGAGGGGTACTGCTCTGCTTATCCCACTGCGTCCTCGCTCCAGCCCTTCCCCAGTGGGTCTGTCACACTGTCTCAGCCTGCATGTTAGGTTCTCATGAGAGAGATGGAGAGTCTTCAAAGCCAGTTGCTTCCTGTCATTCTACAGTTCCTGGCAATTGGCCTATCCCAACATCCGTGACCACCTTGGCTGGGCTCTCCCGGAGGCAGAGTTAAAGATGCTCCCCTTTGCAGCTGCCTGGGAACCGGGAGATGACAGGAGTGTGGTAAAGGTCCAGGTGCAggtattttgttttcaataaattcACCATTACAGCTGCCTTTTCTGACACTCCCGTCACTCACTGATGAGCACTTTAAGTCATCAATGTGTGCTATCTTTCCTCCAGACAAGATCGGACCTGAGGAGAGAAAAGTATGAGAACCTTCTCCTGTTCTGGGTTCAAGCGGTCCTGGGAAGGCTGGAAGGCTCTCCCACTAAATGCTGCTATTGATGCATTGCTTCTGGATACATTAAACTCTCTGACAACCATGAGGGCATTGCATCAATACTTCACTGTGCAAGACAGCTTGAGTCAAGACACACAGTCTAAGTCTGCAAGCCCTCAGCTCAGACAACCAAGTGGGGATGGATGATGTTGGTCAACCAACTTTAGGAACAAtgtcagagggaagcaaaggtTTGCAAAGATGCAGAGGAGGAAAATCCTGCTAGAATTTAATCAATGTCATTAGAACATGTTGCTACAATGCCCACAGCAGAAGAGGAACACTCCCATTGACCAAAAATTATGTGAAAACTGGGTCAGGAAGCCGCAGCTCTAGAACGGCAGGGATCATGTGGAGTCTGTCTCAAGGCTCAGGAGCAGAGTCAGGCAGCAATGCACTCATCTGTACCTGACATGAGTTCTCCGCACCATGCACTGGACACAGGAATCTGTGAAACGGGtcaatgccatttttttttttaaaagggagtTTGTGAAAGACTCTGAGAGCTGATCTGCTGGATTctgtatactgtgtgtgtgctgtctgttACTGTATTAACATGTGCAAGATGGGTTCAAGCACACAAGTATCACTTACTAACCTTTGCCTGCTGCATCCCCCAACCTCTGGAAGAAATGAAATGTTTATCTATAGCGAGCTAGTGTTTTGAGCCCCAACTATCAAGTAAAACTTAtctattatgtttgttttttcttttttaatacttACTCATGCTGTGTTGCTTTTAGACTTCAGCTTAACTGCAAGAACGAACCTTGAAGGATGCATGTGAAGCCTGCTTAGAGCTCGCATGCGTCAGTGCCCCAAGATGGTGTACCATCCCAGTCCATACCACCCCACCCAAGAGAAGACTTCTCAGTACTTTTCAATCCTTGTCATCAGAACAAGGACTCTATACCGTCCAGCCTTCCTATTATAATCTCAGTGGAAATCACACTGTCTTAGCTAGACAACCAAACATTTCAGAACCACCAGAAACAAAACACTttagagacaaacagaaagaaaacactctCACCAGTCATGACTAATTGTTTTTGACATTTAATTTCAGTTTAATAGGAATTAGTTGTGGCTCTAACATTTACATTGATGCGGAACATGTGCACATCCTACAGAGAAGCCCCAATGTCATTAACCACACAATTCAGGCAAGCCAGGGGACCAGAGGAGGAAAATGCTTTGTTTAGTTAGCATCTATGCTGTCATATGAGATCAATTTCTTCATGAAACAACAACCTATCACAGGAAAAAATAGTATTTAGTATTTCCCCCTCTACAGCAGAATCGAATAGTTGTTTCCACTGCTTTGGGGATTGTAAAACCCCATTACAGAAACACACAGGACAGAAAGTGATAAACAGaataatacatttataaaatgggtGCTCTAAAGATATTCTTTACCTTATTTTTCCTGTAAGAAAAGCTTGAAGGACCAATAAGGAAATTCTCTACCAGCATACAGTTATAGTcgggaggggaaggagggctgACAGAGAGGGTGTACCATATCTGTAGTATTTGACCATTCGTGGGTATTTAACAGAAGGTAGAaaatcagtaatttaaaaaacCTAGGGAAAATCTaaatacatatctatctatctaatatctatctatatctatctatctatctatatatatatacacacacacacatagacaaatatgtgtgtatatacttacAAAACAACCACTGGGTTTCTTTTCCCTGCGAGACAGCAGCTGCTTTAGAGAGAAGTGGTAAAAGCTTTGCTGGGAAACATCTGTTGTTGATCTGAAATACCTGGATAGAAAGTCAGTACATGGTTTATGAAATTAAACTTTACAAATTTATAAAGAGTGAAAACATGCATAGACATTCTCAACTGCCAAATGGTCAAAACCTGAAATTGTGATTAAATCTGAAGGACTGAGGATCACAGGGGAAAAGCCATGTCTAAATATGATGGTGTTGTCCTCACAGGAGCAACAGGCAAGGAGGTGAGAGCACTGGAGAACAAACAGTAACACTGTTAAAGCCAGAGCTGCATCCAAGTTTAAAAGAAAGTGTGACTACCTAAGTAGGTGGTGGTTTCCATAGCTACTTCACAATCCTATGAAGAGAGTGTTATTGCTGTGTCCATGAATGAAGCACTGGGAATGAGCATGCTCGACAGTGTGACCTCCAGTCAAGTCAGACTCACAGGTGGTCCTAAGAGCATCACTCCCATGGCAGCCCCTACAGTGTCTAAAACCTCTAGGGTGAGCATTtggacagagaaagaagacataCATGTTTCTTATTAAGAGTGACAATGTAACAAATACACTCATTATAGCTGTTAGAGTACTCTGCTTTAAATATTACAGAAAACTCCTAAACTGTGAAATTACAGTATGTCAGTCTTTAAAACCACTTGTAAAGGAGAACAGGTCTGTTGAGTATCAGAAGACAAAATCAACAGAAAAATGTAACTAAGAATACAATCTTTGAAAAATTTGTGGCTAAATTATAGGCTAGGTTTTTAAAACAGACTGTTTTTGGTCCATGAAGCCATtaacaaacaaaagataaaggAATCTTATTCATAAATAAGTACTCAAAGCTCAAGGAAAAATTCCATACTCTTCTCTCTTTGCAGATATTTTGTTGGTTAGACAAGCAACATCCAAAATGATGGGTGTGCTAAGTGACCATCACACATCATCTTCTGAAGGACACAGTGACTACTAGGCGACCTCTGAGACACATAGCTAGTACTTGTTATATTAACATATGCCAGAACTTACTGCATAGGATGTCTGGCTTTCTCCCTCAAGGTCAGGGCTCAGGAATGGCTCACAGGTAAAAACTAGCCTGGTGCTTGTTtctgtaaataaatttttatttaaaaaagtcaCATTTTTCTCCCTATGTTGCCTGTGGCTTTTACATTGTAAAGGCAAGGGTGACAGTTTTTAAGAGACTGTTTGTTCTCTGAGAGCAGATCCTACATAGAAGGAGCTGCTGGCACATCACCTAGGGTTTAATTCCTAGGTGTCTAGAACAACACAAGGGCCTTTGCTTTCACACACAGGTACCTGACTTCCTTGCATTCTGATGTGTTTGTGACTAATCTTctatcctttattttattcatttgtgtgtatccTGAAACTTTAACACCACAGCTGGGGTTTTCAACTGTAATATATTTGGAACATAATCATTATCTCTAGCTGTAATCTTGCTTGATGTCAGGCATTCTCCAAGAATGAGAGATGAATGAGCTGGAAGAGCCACCCGGCAAAGAGAAGCTATAAAAACTGTCCCTCCTGTTTTCTCTTGACTAAGGAAACAGGCTATTGAAAGGAGGAACGAAAATCAAATATACTTCAGAGAAAATACCAGCAAGTCAGGGGAAGGAGCTCAGCTTTCACACAGAAAGGCAGACAGCAGATAGCCAGCCAGACATTGATATGtgtataaacatgtacacacacatacatgtacatgcacacacacatacatgtacatgtacacacacacacacacacggagtcaTCCCCATGTCTAttataaactgaaaaatacaacataaagtatatttgttttataaatatattactatctatatacatatagatacatcCATAAAAGACATGTTAAATAATCATTTGTATAATCAATACTACtttttgtgtatttaaaaattacacattctattaaaattatcaaaataatctttaaaataccaAGAATAAAACCAACCAAGTGTTTCTTTCCATGTAAGTGGTTCTGAATCTTATGTTCAAATAGACCCTAGACTTGGTCATACAACTCAAAGAAACAGTTCAACCAGGAAAATGCTATCCATTAAACAACCCCCTATTTTTAATACTTCATaacaaatatgtgtatatataaaacaccCTCTTTAGGTATATTACATAGTCTCATaaatgtattttcataaaaacacaaaattcaagCTTCCACCAGTGTCAAATATTTTATACTGGTGACCATGACTTTCACTGTGTAGGTCAGTGACAAATTCCCATTAGGATAACAAGACTGAAAACATCTGTATTACATGCAAGAACAGAGGAAGTGCTAAGGCCATTTTGGCCAGTTAGGTACTAATCCCTCTGGACTAAGACACGGGGACAAACGAACTGCTAATCACTGCACAAAGCACAGTCAACTGTCTACTATTCAGGGGCAGAGTATTCCAGTCTGAGTCCTTTTTACCAGCTGACCAATTCTGACTTTCTTAGTACTTATTAACACACCATTTCcaggttgtttatttatttattttagaaagtcTGGTAAATAGGAATTAGCAATTGGGAAGAAATATTTTTTGCTAAAATTAAGGTTTATGATCAGCTATGAACTTGATAACAGACTCCTGTTACTTATTACTTGAGAATTTGATGTAGCTAAAGTCTGCCAAATATGTTCAACTCTGCAAGTGACGCTGGTGCTTCATTTAAGACTGTCCTCTTGTCCTAAGGAGACCTTTCCTTAGCACACAGCTAATAGTACTGAGAAATGGAGGTGTGGGTGGGTTAGAGCTACCCACTCCTTGATAGACACTGGCAGGGGTTATATTAAAGATGAAAAAGAGGGCAGCTAGTCAGCTAAAATCATTACAAAgccaaattttaaaagttatatccTTCTTACCTAAAGTCTCACATTATTTTAGTCAAGTTTGCCCATTTCCAAATAATCACAGTGCTAAAATGAAGCAGAAGTGACAGGTTTATCTGAAGCGACTTCCTACTCTAACTCACACTACGCCTGGGTAAAAGGAACCCCACATTTGCAACCCTGTTTTTGGCACTCTTAGCCTCCATAATTCAACCTGTCCTTCAGCTAATGACTGACAGAATCAAGGACAGTCGCCCAAGTCAGCCGCCATTCTCAGACAGACGCCACTCGAAATGGCTGGGGTGGTGCTATCCGCATCAGTCTTGGGAAAGATGTGCGCCACACTCACTGCAACACAAGAGCAGTAACTGTAGAACAGCACTTTCCTGAATTAAGTTTGCTGAACATGGTTCAGATTATTGGATATGCTAATATGCACAATGCCGTTTAGAAGCATTTACTGTGTACCCAAATCCTACTCCATGCAACACACAGTGTCACACAAGTAGTGAAAATGTTATCCTAGTCGAAGATGCTTGGACGTTATTTTCAGGCagcattttatctttattttaagtTAAGTTCACACTAGGTAAGttttaggagaaagaaaatgccaataaatttatttaatatattttaatatataaaactaaGACAGACACCTTTATTTACCTTaattgttacttttattttctatcctATTCTAGACttcaattttactttaaaattttgtatttaaataggGGATAAAATGTTGCCCAAAAGTCTAATTATAGTTACACATTTGTGTTTTTAACTAGATCTACAAATCAAAATAGTTCTTATTGTTAAAAAGATACAATTTGTATCAACAGTAAAAGGTACTTTCTGGTTTTCAGGGTTTTGCTTCTCTTAGGTTACAGGACCATCCAGACCAGAGCGCCCAGGCTGATGACAGGAACAGAGCTGGACTTGTCCTTTACACTAAGTGACTCAGGCTCAAATTCTGTCCAGCGCAACACTGTCTGCTCTGATCGTGAACCCATCTTCCAATCCTCAGAAGCGTCACTACAGCAAGCAAACCCCGTGACTTTGCAACCAGAAATATCCCTTACTAATACCAGAACAGACCTTAGTCTGTATCTAAAACTACACTATTTGTGGCAAGAGTCTGGCCTCAATAATATAATAGGCCCCCAAAAAACTACcttcaggaaaatggaaaatatacaatatattacAAAAATTCAAAGTTACCATTTACAAGTTCCCCATTGCCATTTCTATAGTGCAGTATCAATAAATGTTGCATCTCCTCAACACATCAGACCACCTCAGGCCAGCCTTGATAAAGAGCAGGAAAGCTAGAGtgtattaaatataaaagttGCATTGAGAATACTTAGATTCATTAAAAACAGGCAAGTACTGTGAAAGGTTATTCATCCAGTATCGTGCCTCCCACAGACAGACATTAAGAACATACGTGAATGGAAAGCTAGGCCTTCAGTCTCATCTCTACTGCCAAGAAGCACATTTCAACTGGAAAACAAAGCTTTAACCTGTAATAGTTACGGCTTTTGCCttattcataaaaaagaaaatggaaacatttttcCATTGATTGCAtctgctttcttttaaattgaCCATTTAAAATTAACTAATTTTCTTAACAGGAAAccttcaaacaaaaataaaatagtaaaaagtgCCATACTGGAAATCTTTCTAATATATACTATTACCCATTTTAATATAACTGGTAACTTACATTTCgtttaaaatataaagtcagTGCTATAGTATATCTTTGTTTCTATAAATAATGATTATAGCACAAAGAAGCCCACTTTccccaaataaaaataacttaaaaagctGTAAAGGATTCTAGTTAAGCTTGGCTTGAGGAAATCGTTGGCCAGATCTAGTCCAGTACCTCCACATTTGGAAGGTACTGCAATTGCTTGCAGTTGACAGACAAACACCAAGTTAATAAGACAGgaaacaaggattaaaaagtGCTGCATATAAACCCCTGATGCACCAAAGAGGAATATCAAAGATCACAGATACACCTATTAAATCAAACTGGAGAAACTTCCAGCCAAGTGTAtagctttaaaaaggaaatggtttttttttgtttttttttgttttttaaaaagtctgaatGTAAAGCAATCCCGTGATGTGTCCACCAAGTGGGGTTCCATAGAGATTCCATGATACAGTAGTTCACATAAATGGATACTATATAACCTCCTTGCTGAGAAGGAGATCACATGTGCTATTGTAGCAAACCTCCCTCAGCATCTGAGCTGAACAAAAAACTAGTCCACACCACAAAGATGCATCATCTTTTCAATACCCCAGCTGGGATTTCTCCACGAGGATGGCTGCGGCAAGCTGCTGAGCATCTGTCATGTGGGGATTCCTTTTCATGACGAGCCTCACAAGTTCAGGGGGGAAGATGTTGCACAGATTGATAAAAATCTTCTCTCGGTTGTCCTGGTACCTCGGGGGATCTTGTGGCATGCCACAGTACGGGATTCGCCAGGTGGGCTCCGGCTGCTCAGGCAGGCTCTGGAAGGTGATTGACTCGTAACACGGGGGTGTGGAGTTATCGGGTAAGGAGTAAGTCTGCCGATAGCCGTAGGCATCCATCCCGTAGCTTGGCCTATCCCAGCTTCCTAGGCCTTCCTGGCGTGAGTAAGGCTTTCTTTGTCTTGAAGGAGAACTATCATAGAGTCGAGAATCAGAAATGCTGTCTATTCTCGTGGCCACTAGGGACCTCCCGAGGTGTGGCGCCTTCGAGTGTGTGGAGCTTGGCGGAGAGGGGTAATCACCGGGACAGCTGGACCGGGCACCCACAGCAGGGTGCTGCAGATGCATAGCCAAGTGCGGAAGGGGAGGCTTGGGATGGTACTTTGGTTCTTCGTGACTGTAACTTTGCACTCTGGTTAAGGGGTCATGGAAATTCTGCAGGAAGGGCTGGGAATTAAGGCGGCCGTGAGGGTGCATGTGTTGACACTTCAGATTCTCTTCCAGTTGTGGGTCAGGAGAGCTGACATAGGACCGGTCGTTGTACCCCACATAGGAGTCACTGCTCCCACAGCTCATGCTCCCGTCACTGCTGCAGTCTGAAGCTACAGAATTCACTCGATAGTCAGTGTCTAATGAGAAACGCCTTTCAGGACTTCGGGGGCCTGAGATACTCAGATTTGAATATGCATTCAACATGGAATAATATCCAATGTCAACAGGAGAGTCACATTTTGGATACTGTTCATAAGGCATTGGCGTTCCATGATTTTTGGTTGCCATCATCATTGGAGGGTACTGTCCCTGTGGTCTTTGATCCTGAGGTGGGAAATGAACTCCAGATGGAAGGCCATTGCTTAAAGATGTAGTGCTTTGGGGTTTTGCAGTAGGAGTGGCCGGTATACTAACTAAGGAAGGTACAGACCTGGTTTCCAATTTGTTTTTGGTGGGAAGCTTTTCCTCTATGTCTTGGTAGACGTGAGTCCTTATGCTTGGGTCTGACTGCCTCTTTGGAGCACCTCGTTTAACGTCTGAAGTGCTATCAACCTTAGTGCTACAAGGAACGCTGTTGCTTTTTACCAGTCCTCCTTCATTTGTAGTTTTGGCTGCTGTGTTTCTAGACATGGCACGAAGTTCATCAGCTACTGACCGCTGAGGCTGGCTGCCCCTTTCTGGGTGGTAATATTTGCACTTGTGTCCGTAGGTGCACTTCTTTCCTATGAAGATAAAATCAGTTAGGCTAAGGAGCATGCCATGAGATCCTGCACAGTCAGTGAGGCACGCCTATCTGAACTtgagaaggaaaggcagaagagGGAGATGGGCTAAGTCCTAGTCTGCTCCTCACTTCTTCAGCATTCTCGCTTACTATGGAGAGCAAGGAGGAACTCAGTTGATGTCTCAGATCAcatctgcctctcctcttccagGTCTTTACGACTGTGTGGGAAATTCTGCTATGAAGTCAACTGTATGTTGCAATGTGATAAAGCTCTGCTTATCTATTCGTATCTAGACAGAATCCCCAATATTCATTCCCATAAACACTAACTTCAAATAGAATTACAGCTATTTTCAGACCATATTTTCACTTAGAGAAATTCATGTATTGAACCCAAACAGGTAAAAACAATTTTAAGGCTAACACACATTCTTAAATTTAATACAATCAAAAGAAGCACATAGTATCCATCTGAGACTTTTCAGTGTTTATTGACATTAGTCCAAGTTTAATAGAATATTGCGCTCTAAGGGTGCATGGAAAGTATTCATAAGGACAGTTACCATATGGACAAGGTTGCTTTTTGTGCTCAGGAACGATGGGcttctttctcagaaaattatccAGACTTGGGCCATGTCTTCCAAGAGGGTCATCAGGGGGCATGAACCTGTCACAgagacaacaataaaaaatgacaCTCAAAAAGATTAACTTAATCCTAAAGATATAGTtactcattctcttttcttttgaaatttttatccAATTGTCTTGACTAATATTtataagatcaaaaatacatcaagttcttgttgtaataggagcggcagggctgcgtccccggcacccagccgccctcatggctagcttatgtcccaaaataattacacggaaactgtattcttttaaacactgcctggcccattagttccggcctcttattggctagttcttacatattgatctaacccatttttaatattctgtgtagtaccacgagctggcttaccagggagaatcttaacctgtgtctgtccaAGTTCTCCTATAAAGTGCAGCTTTCTCCTGAACCTGTATCTGTTTTGATTTAAATAAATTTGACACAGCATGTCCtaacaatgctttttttttcttctttttcttccagttttggGATGTTTGCAAGGATTTGAATAATAATTACCAGGGCATTTTAGGAGATCTCTATCAACACCATTCTTGCAAGGGAATGCAGGGCAGGTGGGGGCTGTGGAGCAGCTGGGAcgggaaaggagggggaggggcagcagtGAGGACAGAGACTCACTTGATGCCAGATGTACCAGATGTGCCGCACACACTACTACATTTCCAACTTAAAGCTCTATTTGACACATCAATCAATAATTCTAACTTAGGTTCAAATGAACTAAGTCACGAGTGTCTAACATCCAATTACAAAGTCAAGATTCAATTACACAGGACTCTCAAGTCTGTTCTCTTCCCATTATAGCAATGGCTTCTCAGCTGAGATGGGAAAAAGGAGTTGTGAGGAGGCAGAGTACGCCTGTGATCCCGATCTAGATAACAGAACAAGATCCCATctgaaggaaatttttttttttttttaagttcaggtctgagcagggtggtggtagcacacacctttaatcccagaacttgggaggcagaggcaggtggatctttgtgaaattgaggccagcatgatctacaaagcatgttccagaacagccaaggctacacagagaaaccctatctcaaaaaacaacaaaagaacaacaacaacaacaacaacacacacacacacacaaaggtcagATCTAGGTCACTGATCTGAAATCCTAGTTATTTGGCAGAGGGGAGGAGGTTAAGACAAGAGGACAGCAAGTCCAGGTTTCCTaggctacagaatgaattccaggccagcctaaatAAGttagagaccgtgtctcaaaaggACTAAGAAATAAAACCATGGAGGCTGTAACCCAGTGACAGGGCGCTGGCCTAGTACATACATGTGAGGCCCTGGCTTTGGTTCCTACTACTAAAGGAAGGAACTGAATCTAAGGACACAAGCTTCTTGTTGGGTTAACTatcagagggaggaaagaattCATATCATGCACAGAAATAAATTCTAATACTTGTTACACCCTTGTTCTAACTTGAAATAAATCCAAGTGTTTACCTACAAAATGAGAATATGCACAATATAAAAACTTCTTGAGGAACAATCAAAATGGCTAAAGAAAACTCTTAGCAAATAGTGCTAGTATTACAAAAGCCACTGGCAACATTCCAGGAAAAACTAGAGgctagggatgtagttcagtggtagaacacacGACTAGCCTGAGTGAGATCACAGGTTCCCTCCTTAGCattgctaaataaaaatattttccatgtttcttccctcctcttttctcttgacAGTCTCACTCTGAATTTGTtattcttctgtctcagcctgTATAGTGGagctcacatgtgtgtgccaaAATATCCACTTTCCACACTTCTCAGTCGTCACAAGTGGAGAGCTGGGCAGTACTGCAGCAGGTGTGCATTGCAACTGGACTGGTTTCTCTACTCTGTGCTTAGTCTAGTTGTCTTGGAATTCTTtaattctaaatataaaaatcagCTTATCTGAtctttttgttttcctcattAATATATTCTAAGGAATAATGCAAGGCTGGGagtataaacatatttttaagctTTTGCTCACTTTTGCTAAATTGTACAACAGTTTTcataaatttcaaatttgtaatctttccttttctgtgcatgggtggtttgcctgcatgtctgtgcagCATGCAGATGTGCATGCAGTGTTCAGggcaggtcagaagaaggtgctgaatcccctggtactggagttacagatggttgtgaactgccatgtgggtgctgagaattaaacctaggtccttcaagaaaagcagccagtgttcttaactgttgagccatctctctggtcccaggTTTTATGCATGTTTAATAGCGTAAGTATTCATGTCTTTGTGAATTAATCAGGTAAGAAAATAAACTCCTTTTGGGTTCACACTGACCACAGGTAACCCTCTTCCACATGTGCTGGTACTCGGGCTTGCTTACGTCACTTATCTTTCAACTTGAAGGCTGAGATCACGACCGCAGTCTTCCTCGGTAACACAACTTTAAAATGTAAGTTATCATGCGTTAAGTTGACTTGACAGGCttttgggtgggggggggtggtatAGATGTTTTGTCAGCCAGATCCCTCAGACACTctaagaagcttctttggcctcaGGTACTGTGCTAGCAACTCAGGGAAGGGCACAAAGCTCACACTTGCCCCCTATAGCACAAGTGTTCCATTTTGGCTCtcctcaggaagaagagg
Protein-coding sequences here:
- the Zc3h12c gene encoding probable ribonuclease ZC3H12C isoform X2 encodes the protein MAAEKTLQEYGVLCIQEYRKNSKVESSVRNSFMGLKDHLGHDLGHLYMESIDPQISAAVPWPMVEKPTMDTVNSGKEEKEVSEESVSSGDSEESTNSDHESGQLSGLSVEACLFTQAHRQLCRSPCLEPHLLKHSDILQDFKPDGSQTPSKEVKKPPDVVREYQTKLEFALKLGYSEEQVQLVLNKLGTDALINDILGELVKLGNKSEADQTVSTINSVMREASSLESQRSESPMQEIVTDDGENLRPVVIDGSNVAMSHGNKEVFSCRGIKLAVDWFLERGHKDITVFVPAWRKEQSRPDALITDQEILRKLEKEKILVFTPSRRVQGRRVVCYDDRFIVKLAFESDGIIVSNDNYRDLANEKPEWKKFIDERLLMYSFVNDKFMPPDDPLGRHGPSLDNFLRKKPIVPEHKKQPCPYGKKCTYGHKCKYYHPERGSQPQRSVADELRAMSRNTAAKTTNEGGLVKSNSVPCSTKVDSTSDVKRGAPKRQSDPSIRTHVYQDIEEKLPTKNKLETRSVPSLVSIPATPTAKPQSTTSLSNGLPSGVHFPPQDQRPQGQYPPMMMATKNHGTPMPYEQYPKCDSPVDIGYYSMLNAYSNLSISGPRSPERRFSLDTDYRVNSVASDCSSDGSMSCGSSDSYVGYNDRSYVSSPDPQLEENLKCQHMHPHGRLNSQPFLQNFHDPLTRVQSYSHEEPKYHPKPPLPHLAMHLQHPAVGARSSCPGDYPSPPSSTHSKAPHLGRSLVATRIDSISDSRLYDSSPSRQRKPYSRQEGLGSWDRPSYGMDAYGYRQTYSLPDNSTPPCYESITFQSLPEQPEPTWRIPYCGMPQDPPRYQDNREKIFINLCNIFPPELVRLVMKRNPHMTDAQQLAAAILVEKSQLGY
- the Zc3h12c gene encoding probable ribonuclease ZC3H12C isoform X3, which gives rise to MGLKDHLGHDLGHLYMESIDPQISAAVPWPMVEKPTMDTVNSGKEEKEVSEESVSSGDSEESTNSDHESGQLSGLSVEACLFTQAHRQLCRSPCLEPHLLKHSDILQDFKPDGSQTPSKEVKKPPDVVREYQTKLEFALKLGYSEEQVQLVLNKLGTDALINDILGELVKLGNKSEADQTVSTINSVMREASSLESQRSESPMQEIVTDDGENLRPVVIDGSNVAMSHGNKEVFSCRGIKLAVDWFLERGHKDITVFVPAWRKEQSRPDALITDQEILRKLEKEKILVFTPSRRVQGRRVVCYDDRFIVKLAFESDGIIVSNDNYRDLANEKPEWKKFIDERLLMYSFVNDKFMPPDDPLGRHGPSLDNFLRKKPIVPEHKKQPCPYGKKCTYGHKCKYYHPERGSQPQRSVADELRAMSRNTAAKTTNEGGLVKSNSVPCSTKVDSTSDVKRGAPKRQSDPSIRTHVYQDIEEKLPTKNKLETRSVPSLVSIPATPTAKPQSTTSLSNGLPSGVHFPPQDQRPQGQYPPMMMATKNHGTPMPYEQYPKCDSPVDIGYYSMLNAYSNLSISGPRSPERRFSLDTDYRVNSVASDCSSDGSMSCGSSDSYVGYNDRSYVSSPDPQLEENLKCQHMHPHGRLNSQPFLQNFHDPLTRVQSYSHEEPKYHPKPPLPHLAMHLQHPAVGARSSCPGDYPSPPSSTHSKAPHLGRSLVATRIDSISDSRLYDSSPSRQRKPYSRQEGLGSWDRPSYGMDAYGYRQTYSLPDNSTPPCYESITFQSLPEQPEPTWRIPYCGMPQDPPRYQDNREKIFINLCNIFPPELVRLVMKRNPHMTDAQQLAAAILVEKSQLGY